The Vigna unguiculata cultivar IT97K-499-35 chromosome 6, ASM411807v1, whole genome shotgun sequence genome contains a region encoding:
- the LOC114186666 gene encoding ubiquinol oxidase 4, chloroplastic/chromoplastic: MAAILSSSLFASSCLPKPLSHSRTHTAPPLLRARASLLQDNEEKVIVQDSFPSKSSPLHTTNGKSSVDSISTSAFEKGIIKVEQSVNIFLTDSVIKILDTLYNDRYYARFYVLETIARVPYFAFMSVLHMYESFGWWRRADYLKVHFAESWNEMHHLLIMEELGGNAWWFDRFLAQHIAIFYYIMTVLMYAISPRMAYHFSECVESHAFETYDKFLKVQGEELKKMPPPEVAVKYYTGDDLYLFDEFQTSRVPNSRRPKIDNLYDVFLNIRDDEAEHCKTMKACQIHGNLRSPHSYAEDDDDVSVCAMEADCEGIVDCIKKSVNPDPANVK, encoded by the exons ATGGCGGCGATTCTCTCTTCTTCACTCTTTGCTTCCTCCTGTCTCCCCAAACCACTTTCTCATTCCCGAACTCATACCGCTCCACCACTTCTCAG GGCTCGCGCTTCTCTCCTTCAGGATAACGAAGAGAAAGTGATCGTGCAGGACTCCTTCCCCTCCAAATCATCTCCACTTCACACCACTAATGGAAAATCTTCTGTGGACTCAATTAGCACCTCTGCGTTTGAGAAAGGGATTATCAAGGTCGAACAATCGGTCAATATCTTTCTCACG GATTCTGTGATAAAGATACTTGATACTCTGTACAATGATAGATACTACGCCAGGTTTTATGTGCTGGAGACTATTGCCAGGGTTCCTTACTTTG CCTTTATGTCAGTTCTCCATATGTATGAGAGTTTTGGATGGTGGAGGCGGGCAGATTATCTGAAAGTACATTTTGCTGAGAGCTGGAATGAAATGCATCATTTACTCATCATGGAA GAACTAGGAGGGAATGCTTGGTGGTTTGATCGGTTCCTTGCTCAACATATagcaatattttattatattatgacaGTTTTAATGTATGCAATTAGCCCAAGAATGGCAT ATCACTTTTCTGAATGTGTAGAGAGTCATGCATTTGAAACTTATGACAAATTTCTCAAGGTCCAAGGAG AGGAATTGAAAAAAATGCCGCCTCCTGAGGTTGCTGTGAAATATTATACAGGAGATGACTTGTATTTATTTG ATGAATTTCAGACTTCCAGAGTTCCAAATTCTAGAAGACCTAAGATAG ACAATCTGTACGacgtatttttaaatatcagaGATGACGAAGCTGAACATTGTAAGACAATGAAGGCTTGCCAAATCCATGGTAACCTCCGGTCACCTCATTCATATGCagaggatgatgatgatgtttcAGTCTGTGCTATGGAAGCAGATTGTGAAGGAATAGTAGACTGTATAAAGAAATCAGTTAATCCTGATCCAGCCAATGTGAAGTAA
- the LOC114187947 gene encoding 1-aminocyclopropane-1-carboxylate oxidase encodes MANFPVVDMGKLNTEERSAAMEMIKDACENWGFFELVNHGISIELMDTVERLTKEHYKKTMEHRFKEMVANKGLESVQSEINDLDWESTFFLRHLPVSNVSENTDLDENYRKIMKQFAVELEKLAEHLLDLLCENLGLEKGYLKKVFYGSKGPNFGTKVSNYPPCPTPDLIKGLRAHTDAGGIILLFQDDKVSGLQLLKDEQWIDVPPMRHSIVINLGDQLEVITNGKYKSVMHRVIAQTDGTRMSLASFYNPGDDAVISPAPALVKESDETSQVYPKFVFNDYMKLYAGLKFQAKEPRFEAMKAVSSVDVGAIATV; translated from the exons atggCAAACTTTCCAGTTGTTGACATGGGGAAGCTTAACACTGAAGAGAGAAGTGCTGCCATGGAGATGATAAAAGATGCTTGTGAGAACTGGGGTTTCTTTGAG TTGGTGAACCATGGTATATCCATTGAGTTGATGGACACCGTGGAGAGGTTAACAAAAGAGCACTACAAGAAGACCATGGAGCACAGGTTCAAAGAAATGGTGGCCAACAAAGGTCTTGAGTCAGTTCAGTCAGAAATCAATGACTTGGACTGGGAAAGCACCTTTTTTCTGCGCCATCTCCCAGTCTCCAATGTTTCAGAGAACACAGATCTTGATGAAAACTACAG GAAGATAATGAAGCAGTTTGCAGTGGAATTGGAGAAACTTGCAGAGCATCTTCTTGACTTGCTGTGTGAGAATCTTGGACTGGAGAAAGGGTACCTGAAGAAGGTGTTCTATGGATCGAAGGGTCCAAATTTTGGGACGAAAGTTAGCAACTACCCTCCTTGTCCTACCCCTGATCTGATAAAGGGTCTAAGAGCTCACACCGATGCTGGTGGCATTATCCTACTGTTCCAAGATGACAAGGTCAGTGGACTGCAGCTCCTCAAGGATGAGCAGTGGATCGATGTCCCACCAATGCGTCACTCCATTGTCATCAACCTTGGTGACCAACTTGAG GTCATAACCAATGGGAAGTACAAGAGTGTGATGCACCGAGTCATTGCTCAAACGGATGGCACCAGAATGTCCCTGGCTTCCTTCTATAACCCCGGAGATGATGCTGTCATTTCTCCCGCACCAGCCTTGGTGAAGGAATCGGATGAGACAAGCCAAGTGTACCCGAAATTTGTGTTTAACGATTACATGAAGCTCTATGCTGGTCTCAAGTTTCAGGCTAAAGAGCCAAGGTTTGAAGCTATGAAGGCCGTGTCAAGCGTTGATGTGGGTGCCATAGCCACAGTTTGA